The Serinus canaria isolate serCan28SL12 chromosome 2, serCan2020, whole genome shotgun sequence genomic interval AGATTTTACTGGAAATGCTATAAGAGATACTGGTCAGGAAAAAAGATCGGTTTTCTAACACTAATGGGGAAAAGTGACATTTGCAGTGTTTAAAGGCTTATGTTTTCCACAGGAACCAGGTGAGATGGAATATAAAGAATTAATAGAGGTGCTTTAAAACCATTAAGTACCAAACCCAAATTTCTAGCTGAGAAAATATATGTTTCCCATCTAAGAAACCAAATGGAAGGAGGAAATATCTCTGAATTTCTAGCCAGTCTAAAAGCCTTTCTCTTACCTGGCGGTTGGGTAACCCTCCACAAGAAGCTCTTTAGATGTCACTTTGGCTTTGGGATaagaaattcagaattaaaaccAAGGCTTCGGAATATTCttcacacaaaagaaaatacctCAGAAGGAGACATGAAGATGTTTTCAGTGCTCACCTTTGTAAGGAAGATGTGCAAGGTTTGAAGAAAAAGCATCAACTAAGAATTGAAGAAAGAATTCATGTACAGGTCAAGAAGACTGCAAGGTTTGGTCCCACCAGGAAGCAAAAGGGATCCATGGCTCCATTCTCTGTGACAACATATGGTCTGATCAAGGTCTCTTCACAAGCTGCAGTGACACCACGGTGGTAAGACAGGATATATTCCTTAGAGAAGTCACAAGCCATTGAGAACGGGTCTGTACCCAAAAGTGTTTCACACTCTGCTTGGGGCCTCTAGTTTTTGGAGGGTTACcttctcagggtttttttggcaaAGCTATGAGGGAGTGGGAGTGGGCTTTCAGTAGCTGtgggaattttcctttttgttcttcattgGGTTGtttttgatggctttttttttttttttttccaaaatccaCAATAAAGGTAATTTCTGACTGAGAGtatctgtttcctttttgcGTATGTAAAAATGTAATTGTTTAAAAGTTGTTCAGCACAGGTTCTGTGAGTTTGTAATAGGGAGCAGTGCAGACACTATGACCCCCAGGATATCAATGCACTTGAGAAAGGTTTAGTGGACTATGTTCTCCTCCTGGTGTAGTGTATAACATTCTTAGCAACTTTCCTTCAAGGATTTCTAAAGCTGTGAGACAGCATGCATGTCATCATGGCTGTACATGTATTATTATTGATGACAGTGGGATTCCTTACTTGCTGCAAGTAATGTTTCAGCACTTTAGAGCCCAAATGCTTAAAATATTGATGTCAAGTAAGACCAAGAATGAGTTACATTTTATGGATGTGGAAAATTGAAACTTACTGAGGTTAAGCAAGAATTgatatttagaataaaaatctTCGTACTTCTAGATCCCTATTTCAACCATGCAGGTATGTTGGTTTACGTGGCAATACTTTAAAGCAGGTTTCAGCTTTCCTAAATTGTTCTTACTTTTTTTGTCCTGTAGGTACTGTATTCCAAAAggaacccttttttttttttcatgggttCATCCCAGTTTAAGTCATTCAATGAGTTGTTTTTCAGTATTCTTGGAGTCAAAATCTGAAAAGATGGTCAACAATTTTAGAAAAGCCAATCTCACACACTGCTTCTGAGCATCTTTAACTAAAAATTATGTGTAATAAGATTTACTAGTCCGTTGAGGATTTGtgaatataattaatatttgtGAAGTAGTTGAATTAAGTGCTGTGTGAGTGTGATCTCTCCAGTTTGGCAGTCAGACCATTGCTCAAGGCTGGAACAACCTGGAACTTCTTGGAAACCAGGAGCTCCCATCATGAAGTGTGGTCAGGAATTAGGAAGCCTAATTTAACAGGAGGTACTTAAGTGGCATGGAAATAGACATCACAggcttttcctcttccctcctggCTGGGTAGTGCCTTTAAGCTTTTTAACACTTCCAGAATAATGCATGTTGGAAATGCAAATGCTCAAACCCAAGATAATAAAGCTGTTTGTAAGGGCGTCACTACTGCTAGTCAtagaaaataacatttgaaaAGTGTCAAGAATGAAATGCTGATGTTACCTTAAGCTAAACAAGGGAAAAGGGGTCAATGCAAGTTTAATGTGTATATGCCTGTTTTTTAGCTATTTATGTGGATGATTAATGTTGCTGAAAGCttgattaaagaaaaagaggagtAAAATACTAATGACATCCTCATGAATTCCAATCACTTTTTAAATCAGCTCTactaaaaatggattttaaaccTCTAGTTATATAAccactggctttttttttttttttttttttttttttttttgtcttctcagtTCAAAATCTGGGGGCCCATCAGCAATTTGACAGGCACTGTGGTGTGCCGActgctgctgaatttttaataatCTTAGCCACTGGAAATGCTTTTGCCATTTGTGTGAACTACATATTTACTGATTTAATGAAATATCCGCATTGAAGGATGCTGCATACAAAAGAGTGAAATGAAAGTGTCAAACCCTGTAAAGTTGTAATATTTATTTGCCACTACTTGAGTTCAGTAAGAGTTGATGCTGTTTGTGTCTCTTGCTTTTCAGCTTCATGTGGTCCATTGGAATGCAGAGAAGTATTCCAGTTTTGTTGAAGCAGCTTGTCAGTCAGATGGGCTAGCAGTCATGGCTGTATTTCTGAAGGTAAGAAGAGAATTCTTCAGCCCTCGTAATAAATCTGCATTATAAGCCCAAAGAGATAACAGTGATGTAAGTGTAAATATTGCTAAAGAGATACTTGTTATTTTATACTTATTTCCTTCATGGTGTTTAGCTGCCAATATAGAAAGCTGTGCTTCctttaggaataaaaatatcagcttAATAGATTTTTCAAGACAGTCAAACTCTTCAGTTTGCCTAGTCTGCAAGCCCAAACAACATTCGATGTGGAACTTAATTCAGCCCCTCTTTGGATCCCAGTAAGTTGTTCTTGACTAGCATGTTCCTTTAGAGGGACAGCTTGATTTAAGTGGTTTTTTAATGGCTTGTTTTTGAGCTGGTCATTTCTTCTagaaagtaataataatttaataatgcAAAACCAGAAACTGGAGAATTTACTAATAATTATTTGATACCTTTTTTGCCTTCTGTACCTGTTCTAAGATCAAATTCATGTAACAGCTTCACTGAATTCTGTATGAAGAAGCAGATGGGGAATTCTCACAATCTATGGCAAAAGATAGGGCTTTGGTAAATTCTGTGGTTTCTGGTGGCTGACACAGCTTCCTGAGAGCAGCTAGTACTGGTGCTGGCACAGTCAGAGAGCCATTACATGCAGCAGTTGCAAACAACTGCTTCAGCAGTTCAGTAATTCTGTCTTTCCAGTTTGCATTACAGTGACTCAAGGGAAGTGTCACTGAATTTCTTAGCACACAAATTCAGTTTGGAATGTTCTTATGTAAGAACAGTGTTTTCAGTGTTATAAGCAGTTTAAATTTCTGATGTTTGTAACTTTTAATATCCCACGTATTAAAACATGAAAGATAAATAATTTCTATACCCCAGTAGTGAAAGTTTGTCGTTCTTTTGTAGCTGAAGTAATTATTATGAGTAGCCAGAATACTATTAGCAAGGGAGGGAACCTTCTTTATGGCCAGTTTTATTTCTAAGGACCAGCTAGTCACAAAATGCACAGAACATGTGCAATGTACTCACAAAATGCATCAGATCTTTCAGTCACTTCAGTTATATAAAAGCAGTTTCATTATATATTTGCTTTCTATTcacttttgttgcttttctctggagctccagtgtttcttttttctttggtgttAATAGATTGGTGAATGCAACCCTCAACTGAACAAGATTACTGACCGCCTGGACACCATCAGAATCAAGGTGAACAAGTGCTTCTAAAAGAATGCTAGATAATCCTGGtggttgcttttgtttgtttcttttttcttttttttttttttttggtagggttttttattttttgaaaccTGGCTGCTACACTCTGCACTTTCATGTTTCCTTATCCCTAGTGATTGATACCTGATTTGAGATAGTTTATGTGCATTCTGTTTAAGTGGAGAACTAAATAGATAAAAAAATTTTACACAGTAAAAGATAGATGAAACAGCTAATTCCTCACAGAACCTAGTCTCTGATAAATCTGTTGCTCTGAGGATAgtaagagaggaaaaacataCTTTATGGAAAGTTGTAAAAATGATTAGGGAAAGACTTCCTTCCCTGTTTTGCTGAGGTACAGGGTGAGAAATAACCTGTTGTTTATGCAAGAGAAATCAGCCAGACTCTCAACATGATGTTCAGACAGATATCTGTAGCGTGGTAGCAGTACAGGGGAAAGCAGAAGTAATTCCTGGGAGGAATAGGGAGAGAAGCAAGGGGCAGTAACCTATGGGGTTACTCTGCCACCCCCACAGAGACCACATTGAAAGtcaaacattttctgtcttctcccCTCAACTTCCATCTCATGGTCATCTATAACTTAGGAGAGCCTGTTCTAACATGACACCTTTCATGGTGTCCTGCTGGCATCTATGAAAGTCACGGCAAAGCTGTCACTGCAGTAAGACCTCATCAGAAGGGCAGTGATGAGGACCTCCTGTCATCACCCAAGATGCTGCCAGCCCACGTGACAGTGGAACAAGCTCTGCCTCCTTTGGCATGATTTACTTTGGCCTCTTGCTTTTAAATAGTATTGACctggtatttctttttcttttgtttctttgcagggaaaaaaagcactatTCACAAACTTTGATCCAAGCTGTCTGCTTCCCAAGTCCCTGGACTACTGGACTTACTTTGGCTCTCTCACTGTTCCACCTCTGCTTGAGAGCGTCATCTGGATTGTTCTGAGAGAGCCCATAAGTGTTTGTTCTGAACAGGTATCTTTGGTTTTTTCGCAGCTGTAGAAATACTGCTTTTGtaagaatgaaaattttaaatgccaCCCAAAATTATGGGTTTTTGCAGACCTTGGCACTGCAGACCTTAAACGATTTTCAAAAGTCAAAATTTGTCTATCAAATTTATTCTAGTTGCTTTTCTTGCTGTAACAGCTAtttattgttcatttttaaatagaatCTGCATACTCTAACAACTAATAAGCAAAACTAATCCATAGGGAACTTAAAAAAAGAGTTCTGGTGATGCTTAgaaattctggaattccagTTGATTTAATTATTTGCATATCCCACTCAAACCTCATCTTTGGCATTTTTATCTGGCAGACAAGTAGTAAATGTCTTCTTGCATTCTAAATACATAGTACTTGCTGAATTTTCTAGAATTTTGAAAAGGGAATACTGCTGTAATAAGTTTGGGTTATACTAGGCTGTTTTAGGAAAGCTGTGATTCGACATAAAAAGGTCTGCTTACATTTCTAGTAAAAGCTTCATGCTGTATGTTAACTTGGCAATAGTGACACCCAGCGGGCTGATCCTCTTAGGTGTAAGGTATTTCTGAGTAGTCAGCGGAAATGGTGACTTCAGTCTTTGCTAAAAATGTTAAAGACAGTTCCCTGAATGGGTTGCTTGTTGGGAAACCTCAAATTTCTGTTTGCAAGTGATTGAAGTAATATATTTGCTCAGTATGTGTATTTATTTCATCTGTATCTCTTCCTCACTCCCTTCAATCTGGCTTTGTAAGGCTCGCTGCAATGTGTTTGGATCTAGGATTGGAAACTTGTGTTAAGGTATCAACTTTCCAAAGACAAGCCCTTTCTCAGGTTAAAAGCTTATTATTTGGGCAAATCTATAATAAATGCATTCTAAAATGTGAAATGCTATATGTAAACAAGTAAATTTATAATTAATACATTCTAAAATATGAAATGCTGTATACAAACAGCCATGTGTAACAGGCTCAGGGAATGTGGTGTGGGAAAGTGTCAAGTGTAGTAATTTTTTATAAACTTTATTAGTAATTTTTCATAAACTTTAgctatatattatatattaaagtAGAAATTGCTATATTCTTATCAATATAAACATGCATGCAGCTAAAGTGTTTGTTTCCAGTAATGTCCACCATTGTGATTCATCAGTCAGCACTGTGACTGATATTGTTCTACCATTTAATTCTGTTCTTCAAGTTTGTATTTCTTTAGGGCTTTAGAGTTTACTACAGACTCTTTGTTGCACTTTTCAggttgaaagaaattaaaaatagcttttaagtTTTTAGAAACTTGCAGGACCCTGAATTACAAACATTAGCTTCAGACTGGGGTGAAGCAGGGTCGCATTGACCTTTTTAGCTCTTAATGTCATTACAACTAAATGCTCTATTATAATCGAATGGTTTTTGTTCTGTCCTACCTTTGGTAACCTAGGAGGGAAgtaaatatatagaaatagtAACTATTGGAAAgattagaaatttaaaaaaaaattctctactTAGGTCAGAAATCAGCCTCAGATTTCCCAAGGTTTAGACATGGAGCTCTGATGGGGTTTCTGCTGAGATCACCATATGCTGAGTTAACGAATAAGTGCTTGTCCTGTGTCTTCACAAGGGAAGAATTTGGAATCTTTCCTAGTTTGAGTTGCAGAAGCTTTCTGTAGCACCACACCTGCAATTCCAGGTTAATTGTGAATATACTCTTTGAAGAAGGAAACATACACAGAATGTTTGTATGATAAGAAACACAATCTTATCTTTtggcaaaaaaagcatttcagaatcTCCAGACTATGAAATCCAACTGAAAAAAGATATAAAACTCCCTCTGGTTTAGATCAGGTTGTGGAAGACAAAGTGTGAATAAATGAAACAAGCAATCCTTATGCACAGTTTCATGTTGACATGTATTTGGGGATATTTTCTCAGTAGTCATCCCCCTTTTCATTTACAAGGAGAAATGATGAAATTGCCATTCCCTTAATGACTTAATAAAATACAGTTCTTTTCTTTCAGGTGGAAAAAAGTGACAAGTGTCTTTAATATTTGCATGCTTTTTCATGAGTATTGACATGAGGCTTTTCTGCTGAACCTTATGTCCCTTTTGGTTACAGCTGGCCAAATTCCGCAGcctcctgagcactgctgaggaTGAGGTCGCCTGCTGCTTGCTGAGAAACTTCCGGCCTCCCCAGCCTCTAAGGGGACGAGAAGTCAGAAGGAATTGAATGAGTAAATCCAGAGTAGGCTCCCTCTGAAACCAAAGGCTGAATTCGTTTTAATAGTTCATACACTTTgtgatgtttaatttttttttttttttgtgagttgTTTTAACCAATAGGTGTTGTTTTATTAGTGGTTTCCATGCAGTCATTTCTCACACACAAATATGTCTGGAATTATCACAGGTTCACTGACGTTAACAGATCTGACTGGGTTTGAGTGCATTGGCTTGGAAGCACTAAACCATCAGCATTGCATGCGCAGAGGCCACTGCTAATCATAAAGG includes:
- the LOC103813280 gene encoding carbonic anhydrase 13-like isoform X2; translated protein: MLTGGPLSGTYRLRQIHFHWGSNDEAGSEHTVDGMKYAAELHVVHWNAEKYSSFVEAACQSDGLAVMAVFLKIGECNPQLNKITDRLDTIRIKGKKALFTNFDPSCLLPKSLDYWTYFGSLTVPPLLESVIWIVLREPISVCSEQLAKFRSLLSTAEDEVACCLLRNFRPPQPLRGREVRRN